One Hyla sarda isolate aHylSar1 unplaced genomic scaffold, aHylSar1.hap1 scaffold_288, whole genome shotgun sequence DNA segment encodes these proteins:
- the RWDD3 gene encoding RWD domain-containing protein 3, with protein MIQTSARSPAASDIGLRLVFDLPATYPSCPPNLSVSSEELTRAQCAELRDRILERAWDRLSEPMIHDLVSWAQQNCDSIIGNYVQDGGRLTTDQGTWTTLLHLDHMRAKNKYAKTIEKWATDLKLSGKLMFMGKMILILLQGTRSQIREYLVLQKTCKVDVDSSGKKCKERMMRVLCDMKSPPGHDRFPSFEVAEFSSIAELEKEFVGAGLSQVFTEHVRGLF; from the exons ATGATACAGACCAGCGCGCGGAGCCCAGCGGCATCGGACATTGGCCTGCGCCTGGTGTTTGACCTGCCGGCAACGTACCCGTCCTGCCCCCCCAACCTCTCGGTCAGCTCAGAGGAACTCACCAGGGCGCAGTGTGCGGAGCTGCGGGACAGGATACTGGAGCGGGCGTGGGATCGGCTCTCGGAACCCATGATACACGACCTGGTCTCCTGGGCGCAGCAGAATTGTGACAGCATCATTGGGAACTACGTCCAAGATGGAGGACGCCTCACGACGGACCAGGGGACATGGACCACCCTGTTACATTTAGATCACATGAGGGCCAAGAACAAATACGCCAAAACCATTGAAAAATGGGCGACGGATCTGAAACTGAGCGGGAAACTGATGTTTATGGGGAAGATGATCCTGATCCTGCTGCAGGGGACCAGGAGTCAAATCCGG gaataTTTGGTTCTCCAGAAAACCTGCAAAGTTGATGTTGATTCAAGTGGAAAGAAATGTAAAGAGAGGATGATGAGAGTTTTGTGTGACATGAAGTCCCCTCCGGGCCATGACAG GTTTCCATCATTCGAGGTGGCAGAGTTTTCCTCCATTGCTGAATTAGAGAAGGAGTTTGTCGGGGCCGGGCTCTCCCAGGTTTTCACAGAACATGTTCGGGGTCTATTCTGA